TACcgatgcaatgcaagggtgctGGGCGGTGGGCCGGCGTGAGGTCCAGCGTGATCACGAGTCCACTACAGTCTTCCAGTTGAAGCATGCACACGAACGGAATGGCCCATCCTGTCGCGGCAAAAACTGCAGCGTTCCAGCGACGTTTCACCATTGCAATCCTaatccgcagcagcagcagcagcaccacgagtgccggaaaaagaaaaaggaacaaAAGCCAGCATGGCCGCCTCGTGCACGTGCTCTCGCTGGAGCCCATTGCCGCCGCCAACCCTTCCCAGCTGCGAAAACCACGCCACCCGGCCCGGGGCCCGCCTGGCAGCGGCACGCGTCTCACCTGGTGGGGCCCCACCCGCGGCCGGCCTCGCCTCGCTCACGTACGCGCGGGGGAGAGGACGTGGGCGTGGTGGATGCCCCGGCACCATGATGGGCTGGCTGATGGCCGTTCCTTCCTCTCCACCTGCATGCACCGCACACCACCATCAGAGTCGCACGTGCCGTGTCTTGCGCTGCGGCGCGCCAATTACCCCAAGTGGTAGAGACTAGAGAGACCAGGGAGGGAGCGCCGCAGAGGCCACGCACGGCACCGATCTGCATCTGCTGATCTGCTCCCGCACCCAcacgcccgccgcgcgcgcgccatgaGTAGCCCATCAtatccccctccctcctctccggcggccgAGCAGGAGCAGAGCAGCTGGTCGGTTCGGTTCAGCACCGGCGAACCGGGCCCCACCCCTCAGCCACCGTCCCAGACCCCGAGCGCGGGCATCCTTTTCTCGCCGACGTGTTCAGCTGCGAAGGGGCGAGCGCCACCTTTCGAATCGTCGCCGACTTGCTCCATCAGCTTCCTTTTTCCTTCCTTGTACACACCGGAattcttttttatatattattattattttattattattattattttgcttACGCGTACCGGGCAAAAATCAGGTCGTCTGCGATCTGTCACCCGAGAAGCTCGGTTTCGATTTTGAAACAACCTTCGAACCGGGTTGGAAGCTCCGAAGTCCGAACGATCTTTCCTTTTGAAACTCCAGTCCATCGCAGGATCAGAAAGAACGGAGGCCAAAAGGGTTGGTTCGTGCCACGGCAGCAACAGCCTTCCTTGCGGGGGCAGCCTTGACCAACCGGACCAGACCGGATCGCTTCGGCCTCGCACCACGGACCCCGGCCACCTCGCCTGTCGGGCCCGCTCACTCGCCCCTTCCCGGACCCACCAGCCCGGCCTGCCAAAACCGCCTCCCCAACCTGTTTTCGCTTTCCATCAGCCAGACATCAACGGCCGTCGCCGCAAAACTCAGGGTTGGGTATAAATTAAATGATGCGCCTGATTATAAAAAAAAACGATGCGCCTGTAATAAACGGTAAGCAACTTTCAAGAGGAGTTTATAGGAATTTCATTCTCGTTAATTAGTATACCACGTAGACGTAGAAGTGAGGAGTAGGAACGCGGATATTCCACATGTACCTGTGGTCACCAGGGCTATCCTGGCCGTAGAAACATCTCCTCGCGTCAAGATTGATGAGATTGTGTACTAACGTTGGGTCCATGTAGCTGGGGTAAAAAAGGAAAGGCTGGAattaaatctctctctctccactatCTCCTTCCTACCACGCTAGCAgacagtggcggatccaggaaAAATATTTAGGGGGGGCTGAATATCTAAGCACGCTAGACTAGACTAACAAAACTACAAAAGTTCATATATCCGACACAAACCATTACACCAACGATGCATTTTAAAGCAATTTTATATTGAAACATAGATGAGTAACTCAAATTACATCAAAGAAGAATAAAAGTTACGGTTTGAATTTGTCCGTACCAAGCGAAGTAGATGATAATGACATGTGACCGTCCCATTACAACATACATCATTCTTCTGCAGGAGTGATCTatgaataataaaaaataaattagtgACAGTGCAAATATTAACTTCAAGGATAAAAAAAACTGATGGTAATAAAGCATACCACTATCTTTTGAGGAATTAACATACGACGTTCTTTCATCTCTTCAAACCGTTTCATAATTTTCTCATTACTAATGCTCCTAAATATCTCCTTCTCTGTGTAGCATATCATCAAGTCATTTAGCCATTCATCACCCATTTTGTTgcgcaaatctgtctttataatAGACATGGCTGAAAAGACCCTCTCAACTGAAGCTGTTGCCACCGGAAGTATCAATGTGAGCTCAATAAGACGATAAACCAATGGATAAGATCGGTGCATTCCTTTCCTGACCATAATTTCAGCACATTGTGGAAGTTCTGTACATCCAAGAAATTCTTGGCTTCTTCTAACACGTCCAATGAAGCCTCTAAGTTGACTTGGCAACAAAGCAATGTGACCAATATCGAAATCTTCAGCATAAATTTCAGCAAGTCTTACAAGCTTATCCACATCAAAATTAGAGAAGGAGTTCTTTGGGCTAAGGGAAGCCATGCATCCTAATAGCTCTGAACTAACTTCACCAAATCGGTGATTCATCTCTGACAAAATGGCATCAACGGCAGCAAGAAAAACCTCAACATGGTAGAAATGCATGTTTGTTACCTTTTGCCTTCTACGTGCAGATGTTCCTCTAGCATTTATTTCCTTATCCATATCTGGCACTTCAATCTCATTCTTCTCACAGAATGTTTTTACCTTCTTGAATAATGGCTCCCACCCATTGTCTCTCATATCCTGCAAACTATCTTTCACACCCAAGATCAAATGCATTGCTTCAACAATGTCTTGATCCTTCCTTTGCAAGTGACGTGACAAAATATCTGTCATGCTCAACAATTCTATCATCAAATGCATGATAAACACAAAATCAAAGCTCTCCATTTTACCAATTAGACCAAAAGCCCCGCCATTACTTGTTGGTTTAATGGAATCTTTCTTTACTATCTCAAGGACATCTATGATAGCCTCCCACATCACCAAAATCCGAAGCAAAGTTTTAAGATGAGAACCCCATCTAGTATCTCCAGGCCTAGCTAGGCTACACTCTTGGTTTAATCCTCTTCCAGTGAGAATCTCGCCGTTCTCAACCTTTTGCAATAGGGTATCATGATGTTTtgcaagtaaggtgtcctttctCATACAAGATGCACCCACAGTGTTGACTATTAAAGGAACATAGTTAAAGAAATCTGCAATGGCTGGAGTAGAAGTTGAAACTGTGACAACCACTAATTGCAATTGATGGGCAAAACAATGAACATAGAAAGCATAAGGATTTTCATCCcgaatcaatttttgcacaccATTAAATTCCCCTCTCATGTTGGAAGCTCCATCATAACCCTGCCCACGAAGCATAGAGATGCTTAACTTGTGGCTAGAAAGCATACCAACTATAGCTTCTTTCAAAGCAGCAACTGTGCATCTCTCAATATGTTGAAGTCCAACAAACCTCTCTAGAACCTTTCCTTCATCACTCACAAATCTACACATAAATTCGCTATATGTTAGTACATAGTACATGAAAttataattaaataaaaaagagCAAAGTAACTACTAACCTCAAAATCATAGCCATTTGCTCCTTTATAGATACATCTCGAGACTCATCAATAAGCACAGAGAATTTTCTACCATGGATCTCATCCATAATCATTGTCATAACTTCTTCTGCACATGCTTTTGTTAGGTCCTTCTGTATATGATGAGATACCATCAGGCAATTTTTATGGCCTTTATCATATGCTTCCTTCACTACCTCAACTTTGCCTTTGTACCAATCAAGAAGCTCGAAGTATGTACCCTTGTTAAGAGAAGACGAAGACTCATAATGTCCACGGAAAGCCTCACCTTGCATTATTAGAAATCTTGCAACATCCAAAGAAGATGATAAACGAATCTCATATCGTTCTTGTTCCTCTTTATCATACTTATAAATTTTTCGAATCACACTTTTCTTTTGATTCATGAAGTCATCACATTTCTCTCTAGCATTCTTGTGAGAGATGGAATCAGCATGCTTATTAAACCTTTCCAGAGCCTTCTTCCATTTCTCATAACCGACCTTTGCAAAAATATTGCTCCCAAATTTTTCAGGCTTACCGGGTTCAAAGAAAAGATAGCAGTACAAGCAAAATGCAGCATCCTTTAATTCACTATACTCTAACCAatcataactctcaaaccagtgTGCCTGGAAGGATCTCCATTCACCACTTTGCCATTTGCGCGGAAATGTATAATTAGCTAATTGAGTTGGACCCCTCAAAACATATGCcctcttcacttgatctctaaTTGCAAATGGATATTCATCTATTGGCTTTCGCTTTCCTGGATCGCAAATAATATCTGAGCACCGAAACTCTACCCTTGTCATTTTCTGTTGTCTAGCGTTATCATCATTTTCTGGAGTATTACTGCTACCACTTGAAAAATAGTTGAATAATGTCCTTTTTGACATTTTGTAATTCTAGACATAAAAAAACAGTGATCTAATCAGTGTAGATATATTCAAAAATTCCATTCTtacatattttatttagctCGCTAATCATTACACATTCACATATCACATACCTTATCCAGCTGTTGCTTCTAGTCGCCGGTTGCTCCGTTGCAGACTCACTGGCTGTCTGGCTCTGTCTGCCTGCTGGCTTGCCGGTTGGTTGCCGCTTGCGTGCTGACTGCTGCAGGCCTGTAGCTTGCTTGCCTGCTCGGCTGCTCGGCGCCTCGGCTGCTCCCTGGCGGCCCGGCTTGGCGGCTCCCCGTGCTCCAAAGCTGCGCGCGGCCCTGGCAGTCTGGCACTCCCGCGCTCGGCGCTCGCGTCGTGCAGgtccgccggccgcccggccaccctcgcgccgcgcaggccgcgcaGCAGGTCCGCCGGCCGCCCTCGTGCCGCCCCGTCCGCACCTccatgccgccggccgcctgcgcAAGCTGAGAGGATGGGATTGCGATTCACGATTTAGGGATTTGGTTGGCTGTGACGGGGAATTGTGGATTTGTGACCCTGAGTTGGCATTGTGGCCTTGTGGGCTTTGGCCACGCACCTGGAATACAAGAAAAGGAAGACAAAGAAGCCATTGCTGGCCACCTGGCCCAAAAAAAGAACAGCCCAACCAAGGTCCCTTCTTCAACCTCCGAAGCTCAGCCCCCCTTCCTATGCTAATGGCGCTACAAATTGAAGGGGGTGCTCCATGGGGGCTCCACTATCCCAGAAggggtaggggggcttgagcaccCACTGCACCCACGTTGAATCCGCCCCTGCCAGCAGAGGCCACAGTTCGCCGCCGTGCACAGCTCCGGCCATGGGCTCCCCCGCCCCAGCATGGCCCGaccgcctcccccgccgccagAACCCTAAAGCCGCCCTCCTGCATCCCCACCGCCTGGCCGGCCTACCTCCCCGTGCTCCGGTCCTTCTTTTCTAAACTCGCCGAAGttggggaagaagaaaggaggccACAAGTCGCCGTCGTGCGCAGCTCCGGCCATGGCGCCCCCGCCCCAACTTGGCCTGACCGCCTACCCCGCCGCCAGAACCCTAAAGCCGCCCTCCCGCATCCCCACCACCTGGCCGGCTTAcctccccgagccccggcccttttttttttaaacccGCCGGAGTTGGGGAAGAAGAAAACTCCGACGAGCTTCAgcagcgcgggcgcgggtgcgggGGGCGCTCCATGTCTTGACCTGGTGGTGCTGCCGTCGCTGCCGAGCGCTGCTGTTGGGGCCGTGCGGGAAGGCCGCCGTCGCACGCTGGGTCCAGCCAGCACGACACAGAAATGGCGACGCCAAGCTCGAAAGGAAGAaaaatggcggcggcgagctcaggTGGAGTAGGTGGATGGATGAGGACACAGGGACCAGCAGATAAGGCAGTAGGGCTCCGTTCAGTTCACGATTTTTGGGGgaaaagttactgtagcacgtttcattgttatttgacaaatggtatctaattatggattaattaacatcattagattcatctcgtgctaatcagttagactgtgtaattagttatttttttaactacatttaattctctatgcatgtgtccgaaaattcgatgtgatagttactgtagcaaatttttttggaagtGAACGGGGCCTAGGCTCAAATCCCTGAACTACCCCTGTCCACATAAAAAAACAAACACAGTGAGCTGCACCTGCAACCAAAAGCTACGGGAGCCTACTCACCAGATCGACGGGCAAAGCCCGGTGACCGCATGTGCATGTGGAATGGTGTTTTCGTATGGAGTAGTAGCTTAAGCCAAGACATTGTCACGCAAGCAGCGACCCTACGGTGATTCAAGAGAACGGCAAGG
The nucleotide sequence above comes from Panicum virgatum strain AP13 chromosome 3K, P.virgatum_v5, whole genome shotgun sequence. Encoded proteins:
- the LOC120699440 gene encoding zinc finger MYM-type protein 1-like isoform X2, with amino-acid sequence MSKRTLFNYFSSGSSNTPENDDNARQQKMTRVEFRCSDIICDPGKRKPIDEYPFAIRDQVKRAYVLRGPTQLANYTFPRKWQSGEWRSFQAHWFESYDWLEYSELKDAAFCLYCYLFFEPGKPEKFGSNIFAKVGYEKWKKALERFNKHADSISHKNAREKCDDFMNQKKSVIRKIYKYDKEEQERYEIRLSSSLDVARFLIMQGEAFRGHYESSSSLNKGTYFELLDWYKGKVEVVKEAYDKGHKNCLMVSHHIQKDLTKACAEEVMTMIMDEIHGRKFSVLIDESRDVSIKEQMAMILRFVSDEGKVLERFVGLQHIERCTVAALKEAIVGMLSSHKLSISMLRGQGYDGASNMRGEFNGVQKLIRDENPYAFYVHCFAHQLQLVVVTVSTSTPAIADFFNYVPLIVNTVGASCMRKDTLLAKHHDTLLQKVENGEILTGRGLNQECSLARPGDTRWGSHLKTLLRILVMWEAIIDVLEIVKKDSIKPTSNGGAFGLIGKMESFDFVFIMHLMIELLSMTDILSRHLQRKDQDIVEAMHLILGVKDSLQDMRDNGWEPLFKKVKTFCEKNEIEVPDMDKEINARGTSARRRQKVTNMHFYHVEVFLAAVDAILSEMNHRFGEVSSELLGCMASLSPKNSFSNFDVDKLVRLAEIYAEDFDIGHIALLPSQLRGFIGRVRRSQEFLGCTELPQCAEIMVRKGMHRSYPLVYRLIELTLILPVATASVERVFSAMSIIKTDLRNKMGDEWLNDLMICYTEKEIFRSISNEKIMKRFEEMKERRMLIPQKIVITPAEE
- the LOC120699440 gene encoding zinc finger MYM-type protein 1-like isoform X1, coding for MSKRTLFNYFSSGSSNTPENDDNARQQKMTRVEFRCSDIICDPGKRKPIDEYPFAIRDQVKRAYVLRGPTQLANYTFPRKWQSGEWRSFQAHWFESYDWLEYSELKDAAFCLYCYLFFEPGKPEKFGSNIFAKVGYEKWKKALERFNKHADSISHKNAREKCDDFMNQKKSVIRKIYKYDKEEQERYEIRLSSSLDVARFLIMQGEAFRGHYESSSSLNKGTYFELLDWYKGKVEVVKEAYDKGHKNCLMVSHHIQKDLTKACAEEVMTMIMDEIHGRKFSVLIDESRDVSIKEQMAMILRFVSDEGKVLERFVGLQHIERCTVAALKEAIVGMLSSHKLSISMLRGQGYDGASNMRGEFNGVQKLIRDENPYAFYVHCFAHQLQLVVVTVSTSTPAIADFFNYVPLIVNTVGASCMRKDTLLAKHHDTLLQKVENGEILTGRGLNQECSLARPGDTRWGSHLKTLLRILVMWEAIIDVLEIVKKDSIKPTSNGGAFGLIGKMESFDFVFIMHLMIELLSMTDILSRHLQRKDQDIVEAMHLILGVKDSLQDMRDNGWEPLFKKVKTFCEKNEIEVPDMDKEINARGTSARRRQKVTNMHFYHVEVFLAAVDAILSEMNHRFGEVSSELLGCMASLSPKNSFSNFDVDKLVRLAEIYAEDFDIGHIALLPSQLRGFIGRVRRSQEFLGCTELPQCAEIMVRKGMHRSYPLVYRLIELTLILPVATASVERVFSAMSIIKTDLRNKMGDEWLNDLMICYTEKEIFRSISNEKIMKRFEEMKERRMLIPQKIVVCFITISFFYP